GCAAAATCAGGCGATTACCAAACAGCGCTTGATAGAATCGAGATTATCCGCGATAATACCCGTAGAAAAGAAGATTTGAACAAAAAAGCACGTGCCTTAAGAAAGGTTATTCGGAAGAAAAGGTAATTATTGACCATTATTCTACCCCTCAACTTAGAACTTTCTTCGATATTACTACCTTTGTACAGAATTATATTTCGTATCTAAACAAATCAGGTCTTGAATTTAAAATTGGATAAAATCGATCGTAAGATTTTGGATATTCTTCAATCTAATGCCAAAATCACAAATGCTCAATTGTCAAAAGAGATAGGTCTATCTCCTGCACCTACTTTAGAGCGTGTTAAAAAGCTAGAAAACTCCGGTATTATTAAAAGCTATCATGCCAAGTTAGATACCGACAAGATCGGCATGGGGGTCAGTACTTTTGTGTACGCTACACTCAAAGGCCACAACAAGCAAAACATCGAGATTTTTATAGACGAAATCAGTAAAATCGACGAGGTCATCGAATGTCATCACGTCACAGGTTCTGGCGATTTCGTTTTAAAAGTCATAGCGCAAGACATCTCTTCTTATCAGAAACTGATGCTTGAAAAAGTAAGTGACATTAACGTGGTGGACAACTTACAATCAATGGTTATCCTTTCTACCTTTAAGGACAGTAAAGTGCTGCCAATACCGGAATAGTCAATGCAACAAGAGAAAAAGCGAATCCTTGAACATTCCCAGATTTTGCAAATCATCCGGAGAATGGCTTATGAGATTTATGAGCAAAACCATAATACTCAGGAGCTTTTTCTAGCGGGAATAGATAGCAATGGAGAGAAAATTTCAGTTTTACTCAAAGAGGAAATTGAAAAGATTTCGGATATTCGTGTTTCCCTCATACGAATAGACATAGATAAGTCTGCCAAAAGCCAACCTCAAGTTAGTTTTTCTGCCCAGCCTGAAGTGACCGATTTCACTTTAATTGTTGTTGATGATGTTCTGAATTCAGGAGGAACAATGATTTATGCATTGGATCCTTTCTTGAAAATGAATGTGTCCAAAATCCAAACCGCTGTCCTGGTAAACAGAAGTCATAAAAGATTTCCGATTGCTGTGGATTATAAAGGGTTTGAGTTAGGAACCACCATTCAGGAACACATTGATGTACAATTGAATGATGAATATTCGGCCTTTTTGTACTAATTTTTAGAACCAACTTTAAACTTACTAATTATGGAAACTTTAGAAGGGTTATGGGATAAGTATTCCGAAACCGTGATTAACACAGGCTTGAATATCGTAGTCTCAATTTTGATTTTAATTGTAGGACTCTGGGTAATCAAGTGGATTGTAAACAAACTCGTTAGTGTTTTAAGAAAAAGAGGCATTGACGAAACCTTAATACCAACCTTAAGAGGTTTTACCAAAGGCATGCTGACCATCATGCTCTTAATCTTTGTCGTTGGCAGAATGGGCGCAGATACCAGTGCTTTTGTAGCAGTTCTGGGAGCCTTGGGTCTTGCTGTTGGGTTTGCACTACAAGGCAGTTTGGCCAACTTTGCAGGTGGTATCTTAATTCTGGTATTAAAACCGTTCAAAAACGGTGATGTCATCAACGTCAATGGAGAAACAGGATCAGTACAGGCCATTTCGATCGTTACTACGACTTTAAAAACACCCGATAATAGAGTAATCTACATGGCCAATGGAGCTGTTGCAGGTGCAACCATCACTAACATTACACAAGAACCTACCAGACGATGGGACTTTGTATGTGGTATCGGCTATGACGATGACTTTGATAAAGCGAAAGAGATCATTCAAGGCTTAATTGCTGCAGACGATAGATTTCACAAAGACCCTGCTCCTTTTGTAAGAGTAGGCAATCTAGGAGATAGTAGTGTTGATATCACCATTAGAGCATGGGTTGATACTTCAGAATACTGGAATGTGCACTTCGATATGATTGAAAACATCAAGAAGGAAATGGACAAAGCTGGAATTTCTATTCCTTATCCACAGAGAGATATTCACGTTTACAACGAGAAATAGATTTTTAGATCATTGAAAAAAGGGAACGAATAAACTTCGTTCCCTTTTTTTGTCCCTTTCTAGGTAGACTCAAATATGTATATTTACGCACCAAATTTTTTAAGGCATGTCTATTCACAAGTCTGATATCAAGAAAGTAACAACACACCAACTACAAACAATGAAGGATCGTGGAGAGAAAATCTCCATGCTTACCGCCTATGATTACTCCATGGCGCAATTAATAGATGGTGCTGGAGTAGATATTATTTTAGTTGGTGATTCTGCCTCTAATGTAATGGCAGGTCATGAAACGACACTTCCGATTACACTAGATCAAATGATCTATCACGCGAGTTCAGTTATTCGAGCTGTATCTCGAGCTTTTGTAGTTGTAGATATACCTTTTGGCTCTTATCAAGGAAATTCGTCGGAAGCTCTGAGATCGGCTATACGAATTATGAAAGAGTCTGGAGCCCATTCTGTAAAAATGGAAGGCGGCGCAGAAATCAAAGAATCGGTAATTCGAGTACTCAGTGCTGGCGTACCTGTTATGGGGCATTTAGGGCTTACACCTCAGTCGATTTATAAATTTGGTACTTATGCAGTAAGGGCAAAAGAGAAAGAGGAGGCTGACAAACTCATCGCCGACGCTAAACTTCTCGAGGAATGTGGCTGCTATGCGATAGTACTAGAAAAAATACCTGCAGATTTAGCCAAACGAGTTTCGGAAGAGGTAAATATTCCTACAATTGGCATTGGAGCTGGACCACATACAGATGGCCAAGTACTTGTGATGCACGATATGCTTGGCATTACTAAAGAATTCAAACCAAGGTTTTTAAGACAATACGCCGATGTTGGCAGTATGATTACCGAAGCCGTAGGCAACTACGTAAAAGACGTGAAGTCAAAAGACTTTCCTAACGAAAAAGAGAGCTACTAAGGCTAGTATCAAACGTTTTCATGCCAAAACATAAAAGCGGATACATTGATACACTCGTAAAGTGTTACATTGCACATCGCAAAACAGAATAATACTATTTCATAAATATATATGAGCGAACAAAAAATAACCATCAACAACGGTGTACTGAACGTACCCGATAATCCAACCATTCCTTTCATTGAAGGTGACGGAATTGGTGTGGACATTTGGCCAGCTGCACAACACGTATTCGACAACGCTGTCGAAAAAGCTTACGGAGACAAAAAATCAATTAATTGGAAAGAAGTACTAGCTGGAGAAAAAGCATTTAATGCTACAGGCGAGTGGATGCCCTCGGAAACTCTCGATGCATTTAGATCATACTTAGTGGGTATCAAAGGCCCTCTAACCACACCAGTTGGTGGCGGCATTAGGTCATTGAACGTGGCATTACGCCAAGAACTTGACTTATATGCTTGTGTTAGACCTGTAAGATGGTTCAAAGGCACACCTTCTCCAGTAAAACAACCTGGTCTTTGTGACATGGTTATTTTCAGAGAAAATACAGAAGATATTTATGCTGGAATCGAGTTTGAAGAAGGCACAGAAGATTGCGAAAAGTTTGGTAAGCTTCTGGCCGAAAACTTCCCTGACAGATATGCCAAAGTCAGATTTCCTGGAAGTGCTGGTTACGGAATCAAACCTGTTTCTGAAGAAGGAACACATCGCTTGGTGAAGAGCGCCATCGATTACGCATTCGACCAAAAAAGAGATTCAGTAACCCTTGTTCACAAGGGCAACATTATGAAATTCACAGAAGGCGCCTTTAAAGCATGGGGTTATGAGCTTTCTAAGAACGAATATGGTGCTAAAGATTATGAAGGTGGACCTTGGCAAATCATTGAGAAAGATGGTCACCAAGTGATTATTAAGGACGTAATAGCAGATGCATTCTTGCAACAGATATTACTAAGGCCAGCGGAATATTCTGTAATAGCAACGCTAAACCTAAATGGAGACTACGTATCTGATGCCCTAGCAGCCATAGTAGGAGGAATTGGTATTGCGCCAGGGGCGAATATTAATTACATCACAGGTAATGCCATTTTTGAAGCTACTCACGGTACTGCACCAAAATACGCAGGACAGGATAAAGTAAACCCGGGCTCGGTAATTTTATCGGGTGCGATGATGCTAGAATATATGGGTTGGCAAGAAGCGGCAAATCTAATTTATCAAGGATTGGAAGCAGCAATAGCCTCTAAACGCGTCACCTACGACTTCGAAAGACTCATGGAAGGAGCAACTCTACTCAAGTGCTCAGAGTTTGGAGAAGAAATTGTGAAAAATATGTAAACAAAAAGCCCCGAAAGGGGCTTTTGTATTATGGTGCCCTCTGTAGTGACAGATAGGGTTTATTCACAGTTCAGGAACTGACGCCAATCGATATTTACCGCTTGGCTAAGTAAATAAAATTATGGCCAAGCGCTACCTTCCATTTTTCCCACTAAAACTTGTCGCATTTCCAGGCGAACAATTAAACCTGCACGTCTTCGAACCTCGCTACAAACAACTGATCAACGAGTGTGTAGATGAGGGAAAAACATTCGGAATTCCTGTCTTTGAAAAAGGGATGAAAGAATTTGGAGGGGAAATGGAAGTCACAGAAGTGGTAAAAACATATGCTACTGGGGAGATGGATATCTCTACTAGGTGTATTGGCACGATTCAAATCTTTTCTTTTGATGAAAAAGCGCCAGGCAAATTATACGCAGGTGGTAATGTAGAAAGCATAGAAAACTTTCAAGATGCCACTATTGATCAGTGGATGGAACTAAAGCATTTAGCCAAACAGTTGATCTCCATA
This is a stretch of genomic DNA from Roseivirga misakiensis. It encodes these proteins:
- a CDS encoding Lrp/AsnC family transcriptional regulator, encoding MNLKLDKIDRKILDILQSNAKITNAQLSKEIGLSPAPTLERVKKLENSGIIKSYHAKLDTDKIGMGVSTFVYATLKGHNKQNIEIFIDEISKIDEVIECHHVTGSGDFVLKVIAQDISSYQKLMLEKVSDINVVDNLQSMVILSTFKDSKVLPIPE
- a CDS encoding phosphoribosyltransferase family protein — translated: MQQEKKRILEHSQILQIIRRMAYEIYEQNHNTQELFLAGIDSNGEKISVLLKEEIEKISDIRVSLIRIDIDKSAKSQPQVSFSAQPEVTDFTLIVVDDVLNSGGTMIYALDPFLKMNVSKIQTAVLVNRSHKRFPIAVDYKGFELGTTIQEHIDVQLNDEYSAFLY
- a CDS encoding mechanosensitive ion channel family protein — encoded protein: METLEGLWDKYSETVINTGLNIVVSILILIVGLWVIKWIVNKLVSVLRKRGIDETLIPTLRGFTKGMLTIMLLIFVVGRMGADTSAFVAVLGALGLAVGFALQGSLANFAGGILILVLKPFKNGDVINVNGETGSVQAISIVTTTLKTPDNRVIYMANGAVAGATITNITQEPTRRWDFVCGIGYDDDFDKAKEIIQGLIAADDRFHKDPAPFVRVGNLGDSSVDITIRAWVDTSEYWNVHFDMIENIKKEMDKAGISIPYPQRDIHVYNEK
- the panB gene encoding 3-methyl-2-oxobutanoate hydroxymethyltransferase, whose translation is MSIHKSDIKKVTTHQLQTMKDRGEKISMLTAYDYSMAQLIDGAGVDIILVGDSASNVMAGHETTLPITLDQMIYHASSVIRAVSRAFVVVDIPFGSYQGNSSEALRSAIRIMKESGAHSVKMEGGAEIKESVIRVLSAGVPVMGHLGLTPQSIYKFGTYAVRAKEKEEADKLIADAKLLEECGCYAIVLEKIPADLAKRVSEEVNIPTIGIGAGPHTDGQVLVMHDMLGITKEFKPRFLRQYADVGSMITEAVGNYVKDVKSKDFPNEKESY
- the icd gene encoding NADP-dependent isocitrate dehydrogenase — protein: MSEQKITINNGVLNVPDNPTIPFIEGDGIGVDIWPAAQHVFDNAVEKAYGDKKSINWKEVLAGEKAFNATGEWMPSETLDAFRSYLVGIKGPLTTPVGGGIRSLNVALRQELDLYACVRPVRWFKGTPSPVKQPGLCDMVIFRENTEDIYAGIEFEEGTEDCEKFGKLLAENFPDRYAKVRFPGSAGYGIKPVSEEGTHRLVKSAIDYAFDQKRDSVTLVHKGNIMKFTEGAFKAWGYELSKNEYGAKDYEGGPWQIIEKDGHQVIIKDVIADAFLQQILLRPAEYSVIATLNLNGDYVSDALAAIVGGIGIAPGANINYITGNAIFEATHGTAPKYAGQDKVNPGSVILSGAMMLEYMGWQEAANLIYQGLEAAIASKRVTYDFERLMEGATLLKCSEFGEEIVKNM
- a CDS encoding LON peptidase substrate-binding domain-containing protein, which produces MAKRYLPFFPLKLVAFPGEQLNLHVFEPRYKQLINECVDEGKTFGIPVFEKGMKEFGGEMEVTEVVKTYATGEMDISTRCIGTIQIFSFDEKAPGKLYAGGNVESIENFQDATIDQWMELKHLAKQLISILKMDDKLDIELLSSSFELAHKLGLSLEQEYDMLQMTRESQRQAYMINHLERALPLIREMEGAKNRIKMNGHFQHHDPLNF